Proteins encoded by one window of Euryarchaeota archaeon:
- a CDS encoding type II toxin-antitoxin system RelE/ParE family toxin codes for MAYRILIGPKAMRELEYLPSDVAARIKAALRTLEEDPFTPRPKADIRRLHGTAGRAPAYRLRVGDYRVQYAVESKTVLVTRVFARGEGYEI; via the coding sequence ATGGCGTACCGTATCTTGATCGGCCCAAAGGCGATGCGGGAACTGGAGTACTTGCCCTCTGACGTAGCGGCTCGGATCAAGGCGGCCCTTCGCACATTGGAGGAGGACCCGTTTACGCCGAGACCGAAAGCTGATATCAGGAGACTTCATGGAACAGCGGGACGGGCGCCAGCGTACCGGCTTCGGGTCGGTGACTACCGCGTGCAATACGCGGTTGAGAGCAAGACCGTGCTCGTCACCCGGGTCTTCGCGCGAGGCGAAGGCTACGAAATCTGA